The segment caaaaaaaaaaaaaaaaaaaaaaaaaaacgaataTGTAATCAGTTGTATTTTTTCTCTAAAAGTTCATAGattttaataacaataaagaagaaaaaaaaaaaggatataataaaattatatttgcTTCAAATCATGCTCACATATAAGTTTTAAGAGTTCAagtttttaatatttgaaagaaaaaaatattcatacattaatatatatattaaaaaaaaaaaataatatttatcatgtttcacataaaaattaaaatgcatacaaaaaaaaaaaaaaaattttcaattttataaatgtatgttttttttttttttttttttttcttaaaaataaattctataatatgattacatgatgtaatataataaaatctaCATGTAggattaaatttttaatttacaaTTCATTTTCAGAAGTAAAGGTTTTAGATTCTTCTAATAATATTCTGTCACTAGAACTgtctctctttttttttcttttagattttttctttttaggtTTTTCTTTATCTAATTGATCAAGTTTTAGAGAAGATTTATAAAATTCTAAACCTTTTTTAAGATTTGAAGTTCCTTCAGCTTCTTCTAATTCTTCCATTTCTTTGTATGTATTATCTGTTGTTTTATCTTCACCTTGATTTCCTGTACTTGTAGATTCAGTAGATGGACCTTCAGAACCTGATATTTCATCACTAGTAGATGCAGCACTTGTACTTTTAGATTGTTCTTTTAATGGTCccatatatttgtataattctATTTCTAAATCTTGATCCTTGGTTTTTTCTTCTAATATGTCTTTTTCCGCAATAGCATCTAAGAAGTGGGCACTGTGTTGTTTTTCATTAACATGGTGAGCATCTTCATCTACAGTTTCTTCATATGAAGCTTCATCCATAGTTTGTGGTTTATCAGTTTCATAAAGAACGTCTTGTTTTCTGTATCCAATACCATCATTAGATGTTTCTAATTGTACAGGTATTTCTGATATTTCTTCTAAGTTCTTCTTCTTTAATTGTTCATTGGTCTTAATGAAGCTATCGAAGTTGTATAAGGCGGTGAAAActgaaacaaaaaaaaaaaaaaaaaataaataaatataaaaataaataaatataagtaaataaaatatatatatatatatatatatatatatatattcattcattttttgaTCAAATTATTATGCTCATATTTTATCAATTCTTTTACCTTTTTCTCTGGAGAAAATATCGGAACTTTCGAAATCCAAATACATTGTACGCATTTTATCATATCTTGTACTTTTCATTAAGTTATCTATACCCTTTAATATACGATCTACTATATTTGGATGTATCATTCTGgattttattaattcaaaTTCTTTTGGATAGAAACATGAAAGttgttcataataatattcgttgatatataatactgatataatagatataaaataaagaacgAATTTTTCAGAACCCTTATTGTAATAAGTTACTAAAAATTCTATAATTGCATATTCAAAAAATGGACTACTAGGATTTGAAGATACTAAATTTGATAATcctaaatataatgataagaatgtttcaggaatatatatatttcttctgtATAAAACGGATGGAACGTGTAATGAGGCTTTACTACAAGCACGTGAATATCTTATAGccttattgtttttatataaaaagtttCCTTTTAATAATGTTACActcttaaaaaatttatggaTATATAATGAAGTATATCTTGTTAATGATATCATACTTtccatatttaataattgtcTAACTATGTTATAAGCTTCCACATGAGTAgatattaatatacataagaTACGGAAACCTCTGTGTATATCACTCTTTTCTGGTTTACTTGCATCATCTTTTGTAAGAATAAATTTTTCAATGATCTTACATAACTTTTCTGCCGCAATACCTTTCATTGTTTCTACATCTACTTCTAAATCTAAACTCTTTCTTACATTTTGGCATTGAActaaaaattgtaaaaaaaattaacataaaaaaaaaatatgtataagtatatatataaataaacaaatatatatatatatatttttatttattcatttatttattcatttatttttatataaaatatattcacgAAATAAATTAGTACATCttccatatattatattatacaaataaacaaatatatttactaaTAATTTCGTTTCTTACTTTCACTGTTGTCCTCTTTAAAGCTAAAATCGGTGATATTATGGCTCAATTCTTTAActgaaggaaaaaaaattaaaataaataaataaataaataaatatatatatatatatatatatatatatatatatatatatatcatagcATCCTTTTATTAAAGCATCTCTAGGTTtcacaaatattttattttgtattttcttatttatttcatcaggtattatttaattattcttTTCCTTTAGCATACCTGACACTGGACTAATGGGAGCTccactttttttaaaaacgaagaagaaattatacaatttatctacaaaaaggaagaaacaaaaaataaaaaaaaaatataataaaataaaaaaaataaaataataattaaataaacagataaatatttttacaatgATGATACAGAgatacacaaatatatatttatatattttaataaaacatatttgggtatgtattatatatatatatatatatacattttatatatatgatatattaccAAATATGCTATATGTGTAGGTACTCAATTTAACAATTTCTTGAAGTTCCACATTGTAATATGGATTGTTAGGTATATCATCATGGAATGATAAGAAGATCAAATTTTTGCTATTTAATTTCTTAAAACATTCTGTATCTAAATTTTGGACACTatctaaataattttttggtttatatatatcgaATATAGGTACATTCCATACTGATTGAGGTTTGATTAAGGTAAAATCACTGTTAgtcataaattttttaaaattatccaAGTAAGGATTCTTTAATGATTCAAAAAGAAATTGTAAGTGTTCACATAAGTCTGCAGAAGGGTGTTTACTTTCGGTTTTCTTTTCACATGTTTTTCTAAGAAATTCATCaatacattttaatatattattactattagcACATTCTTTAGTATAATGtaattttatgttataaGTTGGGCATTGAACAGATATATCATTTGTACTTTCATTTTCTATGATAACTTTTAATAATTGTTTTCTTTGTTCATCTTCAACTGttgaatataaattttttatagctGTCATTTGGGAACCAACCGAAGAAAGAAAAActttatattcttctttatttaattgatattttaaaaattctcCACTTTCaccatcttttatattagtTTTTATTAAGGGGGGTAGTATACAATATTTGTGAAATTCCTTAACTGggaaatatgtatatttaccTTGTGGTTCTACATCTCCAAagttatatgtaaaaaataatcttTGCTCTTTATCTAGAAATTTCATAACAGGATTTACAAATGGCTcttcatattcttttaaaaattcaGATACCCATGATCTATTTAAGCAAGGTGTAAAATTATGAATGTTTTTATCTTTAAGATGCTTTGGAACTCGAAATTTCACAGACAAAAAATGTTCCACGAACCAGTAAAATTGTTCAGGTTCATCCACAAAATCTAAAAAGGActacaataaaataataaaaaaaaaaaaataaataaataaaataaataaataaaataaataaataaaataaataaataaataaaataaaataaaataaataaataaaataaataaataaaataaataaataaagacatataaaatttacatacaaatatacattttaatattatgatgtgctaaatatattaaataatgaattcatattaaatatatacataaaataaaaggagTACACAAAGAGAATAAattttatgtacatatatataaaaatatttatggtcacgttttttttttttttttgtacacatatataaaaataaaaaaaaaaaaagtacaccTTTAGAAGTACAgtcaatataataatttattaaaaaaaaaaaaaaaaaattaacatatatatgtatgtccATAATATGCATCATttcattcttttatattcatttcaaTTTCTCTTACTCCAGCGTCTGGGCCATTtcctttaaaattataataaagagCAAAATTACAGTCTAAAAGggtttttaatttctttgtTACAAAACCGGCGAATACATCTTTTCCccaaactaaaaaaaaataaaataaaataaaataaaataacacatgaatatatataaatatatatatatatatatattatatactcaACTATCAGTGCACTCGTACAATCATTTTGAAACAgtgtactttttttattaaaaaaaaaaatatattacccTTGACGGttgaaaatgataaaaaagttataataaataatgttaCTAAATGCTTACTACGCATATTTTTTAACTATATCATcctaaaaaaaaggaaaagacaaatgaatataatttaaatataagtttgtatatatatatatatatatatatattaatatactcGTACATATTCTTATTGTgtaattttcctttttttacctataatattatatttattatgttggtcgtattatttaatatatatattattatatattttttattattttttttttttttttttttttttttttttattaaattaaatcaaATCAAATCTAAAaccaaatattaaaaaattatagtattcatattataaatatattattagaatatatcatatgaacatacatatatatatatatatacataaatataattaaaaattaacaaTTACTAAAAATTAAAGCATAGATAATGTATatgcattattatataacgtATTCTTTTGTTAAaacacaaacaaaaaaattgtaaaaaataattaaataaaaatactaaAATCTTAAAAATCTAAATCacattaaacatatatatatttatataaatacatataatacatatgtatgtatgtatttttttttaaagaaaaaaattataaaagttTTGGTTAACacgaaaaaacaaaacaaaacaaaacaaaacaaaaaacataaaaaacaaattataatgaaCGAAAAAAAATGGGGCAATTAATTAtacataagaaaaaaaaaaaaattataacacaAAAGTATAGCAAAaagttttttcttcttttttatcgtttttttcatgttttcctttttttgtcattttttattcatgtttcttttaattttcattttaattgtaaatttattatttattttttttcttttattattttagtatgtattatatatatatatattatatatacatacatatatatattatatatacatacatatatatataatatatatatatatattatataacaatgCGTGAATAAATCTAAATACAggtttttaataaatttaattatatgtatttttgataataatatatatacgcatataaatatatgtgcttaatttttatttctgcACTAAggatgtattattttttaattattttatgtgtaaaataatataattccctaaaatatatatgaattttatactaataatattataatttttattgtctttattttaacaaaaaaaaaaaaaaaaaaatggaaatttattaatatatattttttttttaatgcaCCAGTGTGCACCTTGCGtacatattaaattaattaaaaattaatatatacatatatatatatattaaatatttataataatatattgtatatattattataacatatatgttatatgaacatattttAAGTTAAAAACAATgtttatgattttttttttttaatttagaCACGCTATTAATTTTTCggatattgtatatatataagtctatatatatatatatttgtatacacATATCAAAAtgtgtatattaaaaattatatttaaatttagttcccaaaaaaaaaaaaaaaaaaaaaaatagttcCATTCCTTTATTGTGTATAttagcacatatatatatatatatatacatataatataataattatatttatacatatgtgtAAAAACACTggtttaattatttttttttttttttttttttttttttttttgtagaacaaaattattattaagtaCTCAAAttaagtttatatatatatacatatgtacatataaaataattttgttatataatttataagatatttgttttcttttcctttctcttccttttatttatttatttatttatttatatatatatatatatatattgaataaaaGGTCACACAATGAAAgtcttaaatttttatttttttctttgttttaCATCATTTAATGCTAAAAATATTTGTACTGGAATTGTAAAAGaagatattaaaagaaaaacaaaacaaaaaaaaaaaacgtcagggaaatatgatatagatatatattatccctttttatatttataattcataaaaattaaagtGTGATAACTTTTAACCAATCActtatttaattcatttattaaaaaaaaaaaaaaaaagaaaaaaaaaaaaaaaaaacctaaATTGGGtagtataattataaaattatttatactaaaaaaaacaatatactatatatatatatatatatatatatatatatatatatatatttattaatttatttatttttaatttattaatttttacatTACTCATTTTGTtgtgattatatataaaatatattatttaaatccaATTTATGCTTATATATGAGCAAAAATTGtctatagaaaaaatatgaataaaaatttaacaattatgaaaaattttattttgcttttaaatttatttattttatatacttcAATATGTTATGATTAaccttattattttatgtacaAACAAGTACAAttgaatttattaatttatataatatataccgttcaatttattatttattctgtgtattaattattatataaaaaaaaaaaaataaaataatttgcCTTTATAATTCTTACAAAATTTACATTTTCGTATTAATCTGtgtattttatcatttttttttaatatatatatatatatatatatatatatatatatatatatatattatttatatttatatttatttatttatttattcatttattttattcatgtTACACTTGATaaaagtattatattatttattatatatgtattacacATTTATGATACCATtttgaattaaataaaaaaaccaGGAAAAAACAAggaattaattaattaaagtattgatttatatatacatatattttactatttattaatttgtaaatatttccttttcatttattttattaaataagataatttaatattatacacatatatgtatatatttatatatatgtatttttttattttttttttaatgcatACTTAATTTtgtttgtattttattttatttattttttttattattacacacatataataaaaaaatacatgtattttttaacgataccaaataaaaaaaaaaaaaataaaataataaaataataaataataaaaataaagacaatttttagaatatattatatatttatgtgtattaatctttttgttttatatatcttttacgtagtcataatataaaataaaaagaacatatatacatataatagtAAACACAACTAGCTATATTctacatgaaaaaaaaaaaaaaaaaaagaatataaaaaaaaagtgtatattataaaacaagaaaaaattaaaatattacaaaataatattattccgagtatatttttattttttttttgtaatttattaatttgtttatgtttttttcttttttttcttttttatattattttatttttgtacagatatctttaaaaaaatgctaatgtataatttacatataaatcattaaccgtttatatgtaataagtgtattataatttacatgttatatttataagtcataatttatcttttattaattcgctaatatatatatatatatatatatatatatatttttatttatatatatttttatatttatatttatatatgatgtaCGAATTAAGCAATAAATACATGATTGATGTAAAAAGATGTATAAAAGTATATAGAGCATGTCTTATTTTACATGTCATTCTAGCCATATTACAATTGTTGACCCCTAGACCGTTTTTGTTTCTTTCCCATTTAGTAGTAGTATTTATTGGGATTGATTgtttttgttcatatttaaCATTTAAGTATTTTTGTTTTACTGTTGTAAATATGATATGTGGAATTAGTGACTTTATATGGTTACTTTTCAAATGTAtaggtaaaaataaatttcaaTGGTTAGATCCTCAACATTATtggaaaataattaatatggataatatatttcttgaATTTTTATCAACATCATTACACTACATGATTGAAGATAAAGAAAGTGATGAAGAATCACCTCAAAATTTGCAAaagaaatatgaatatattaaaaacttttttaaattactaccaatacaaaaaaaaacatttgcatggaaaatttatattgaactatttataattgttataggaatatttttatattttattggaTCATATATTAGTTGGCAGTTATATAAGTAttctttaaattataatcataatgaTCTTATATTTCCTAATTATCATTATGGTACTTTTAacgatgaaaataataaaaacaaccCTTCACCACAAAGTGATTTTATACCTTTTATTGGGCAGCCTTACAGAATATCTGACTTtctagaaaaaaattaaatatcaaaaaaaaaaaaaaaaaaaaaaaaaaaaaaaaaaaaatcaaggacaacatatatatatatatatatatatattgttcttttggcttatttttttataaaaatatatgtatcattTATGTTACATGTATTAcatgttttttatatatatttttattttatagacattatatatatatatattatatatacatgtaaatttttataacatatataggattttttttaaatgtattatatatactgaCACACCTTATTAATTTGAAACTATATTTAATCATTTGATTACattagaatatttttttgttttcatcatttctccatttattaatttattgttattttattattttattattttatttttttttattaaaaattaaaaacgcaaaaaaaaattccatCTCATTtggatattataataatatacttatgtgtaagtatatatttctgatcacatttttcttttctcttttattttttcacatataactctaaataatatgatttttaaaaattgtagatatatttataatatttttcatttctcccattacatatatatatatatatatatatatatatatatatataataactgTAAGTCAAAATAGTTCCTTTTTTTACTTTCATTAAGTTATAGTAAAGaaaacatgaaaaaaaaaagaaaaaaaaaaagacattGAATTATACATGTGTAAGTAATTTTAACCTTATACATAATGAAAAATTCTTTAGTGTCTATTTTTTaatcctttttatatatgttttctttttaatatttccaaataatatactaagaaaaaaaaaaaaaaaaaaaaaatagtatgAAAAATCACATATGTCATCAATtcttaattaatttattcatatctctatattgtatatataaaaaatttacaatAATAAGTTCataggaatatatatttagatctaataaaaaatatttttttttttttttcatttgtaataattattcattttgtagatcaaaataaagaaatttaAATTCACattttattgtttattttttaatttttaatatatataatgttaacTTACATTAATTATACATTCTCTGTGTTATAaacataaagaaaaaaaaaaaaaaaaaatatggagaAAGATCTTGTAGATGAACCTATTAGTTTAAAGTTTTGTTATGGGATCAATAATTCATTAAGTAGCGTACATATTGTAGAAAgaacaaacaaaaataaagaagacaAGAACAATGTTAAAAATATCAAAAGTGTTGATAGTAATGGGAGAGATGACCATACgtatgatgaaaatatatacccttttaataataacgatgaaaaaaagaacactaaacatataatttacaGCTCAGATAACAATATTGTTTTGTTAGAcggaaaaaaacaaatattatttagaGGACATTTCAATAAAATTTCAAACGTTATAAAaagttataataatgaatacaTTCTTTCATGTGATAAAGGATTGAATtctttcataatattatggaaaataaatgaaaCGTCCTTTTTAGATcccataaaaaaattttattataactgtgaagaaaatgaaaaaaaaagaacacatatatataacaataaaaagaaaaatcaagatgaatatgatataaatcaaataaatgataatacaaTAGACAATAGCTCCGAAAATGGTGAtgctataaataataatgtaggATACGAATGTATAGATATAAGCCATgataatagatatatatgtgcattaaccgaagaaaaaatatatataaaatcaaatacaaagtatgatgatgaaacaggagaaaaggataaaaatgaaactaaaactaaaaataaacaagatACATTAATTAAACGAAATAAagggaataaaaaaaatgatatctattttcaatatattataattttcgaTATAAATTCGATAGATCATCCTATCGTATGTACTGATAAAATATTTGGAAAagacaaacaaacaaaaattagatttaataaaaaatatgaaataatttcTAATAGTTCATctaaattgtatatatacaattttgagaaaaaatatagacaAATAAGTCATTATAGTccttcattatataaaagtaataaaattaatgaacAATTCATTTTTACAGATACTTGTTTTGTTGAAAATACTACAACATTATTAACAGGTACTACAAATGGATACATAATCGTTTGGGATTATAgttctatatttataaataaaacaaaacataatattaaaCAAAGGGAATATCAAAAATTTTTAGAAATTTCGAAAAATGTATCAATAAATATTCTTCATAGTTATGGAGATTTTATAATTCTTGGATTAAGTGATGGTAGTGTTAAAGTATTCGATAAAGAACTCAAATGTTATGCTTGGTTCGAAAATGATCAAATAGGTTCTATTAAATCAATATCCTTTCAATTATGTGATTTTAAAAAGGATTTCTTTTTATGGAAAccattcattatattttccgataaaaatattattaaaaaaatctaTCCAAATAGTtttaataatcaaaataatactaTACATCAAGATCAAGATGTCTTATATAAGACAAATCATGATTCTCCCTATATTCATACACCCACATTTAATGATCCTATTCCTGACAAATATTACCACAACAAGGACGAATTGTATATAAATGAGAATGGtgtttataaagaaaaatcaattataaatataaataacagtGAGGTATTTTCTGAGGGAAGTAAGGAGTCTACCATTACAAATAATAGTAAGAGGGATAAGAAAACGTGTATGGATACTCAACATATAAAccaaattaattatatgtcATCTAATCAAATGAATAATACACAGACTAATCGAATAgttttacattttaataGTTCGAGAATAAGTTGTATTTGTGTTAATCCAATTaacaatgaaaatataatatatataggaaaTGAATATGGATTAATTGAGATATTTGATTTTGAGAAGAATGAAAAAGTACATagcatatatttaaaagagaAAGAAATTGTATCTATGACTTTTACGA is part of the Plasmodium falciparum 3D7 genome assembly, chromosome: 9 genome and harbors:
- a CDS encoding high molecular weight rhoptry protein 3, yielding MRSKHLVTLFIITFLSFSTVKVWGKDVFAGFVTKKLKTLLDCNFALYYNFKGNGPDAGSFLDFVDEPEQFYWFVEHFLSVKFRVPKHLKDKNIHNFTPCLNRSWVSEFLKEYEEPFVNPVMKFLDKEQRLFFTYNFGDVEPQGKYTYFPVKEFHKYCILPPLIKTNIKDGESGEFLKYQLNKEEYKVFLSSVGSQMTAIKNLYSTVEDEQRKQLLKVIIENESTNDISVQCPTYNIKLHYTKECANSNNILKCIDEFLRKTCEKKTESKHPSADLCEHLQFLFESLKNPYLDNFKKFMTNSDFTLIKPQSVWNVPIFDIYKPKNYLDSVQNLDTECFKKLNSKNLIFLSFHDDIPNNPYYNVELQEIVKLSTYTYSIFDKLYNFFFVFKKSGAPISPVSVKELSHNITDFSFKEDNSEIQCQNVRKSLDLEVDVETMKGIAAEKLCKIIEKFILTKDDASKPEKSDIHRGFRILCILISTHVEAYNIVRQLLNMESMISLTRYTSLYIHKFFKSVTLLKGNFLYKNNKAIRYSRACSKASLHVPSVLYRRNIYIPETFLSLYLGLSNLVSSNPSSPFFEYAIIEFLVTYYNKGSEKFVLYFISIISVLYINEYYYEQLSCFYPKEFELIKSRMIHPNIVDRILKGIDNLMKSTRYDKMRTMYLDFESSDIFSREKVFTALYNFDSFIKTNEQLKKKNLEEISEIPVQLETSNDGIGYRKQDVLYETDKPQTMDEASYEETVDEDAHHVNEKQHSAHFLDAIAEKDILEEKTKDQDLEIELYKYMGPLKEQSKSTSAASTSDEISGSEGPSTESTSTGNQGEDKTTDNTYKEMEELEEAEGTSNLKKGLEFYKSSLKLDQLDKEKPKKKKSKRKKKRDSSSDRILLEESKTFTSENEL
- a CDS encoding WD repeat-containing protein 66, putative translates to MEKDLVDEPISLKFCYGINNSLSSVHIVERTNKNKEDKNNVKNIKSVDSNGRDDHTYDENIYPFNNNDEKKNTKHIIYSSDNNIVLLDGKKQILFRGHFNKISNVIKSYNNEYILSCDKGLNSFIILWKINETSFLDPIKKFYYNCEENEKKRTHIYNNKKKNQDEYDINQINDNTIDNSSENGDAINNNVGYECIDISHDNRYICALTEEKIYIKSNTKYDDETGEKDKNETKTKNKQDTLIKRNKGNKKNDIYFQYIIIFDINSIDHPIVCTDKIFGKDKQTKIRFNKKYEIISNSSSKLYIYNFEKKYRQISHYSPSLYKSNKINEQFIFTDTCFVENTTTLLTGTTNGYIIVWDYSSIFINKTKHNIKQREYQKFLEISKNVSINILHSYGDFIILGLSDGSVKVFDKELKCYAWFENDQIGSIKSISFQLCDFKKDFFLWKPFIIFSDKNIIKKIYPNSFNNQNNTIHQDQDVLYKTNHDSPYIHTPTFNDPIPDKYYHNKDELYINENGVYKEKSIININNSEVFSEGSKESTITNNSKRDKKTCMDTQHINQINYMSSNQMNNTQTNRIVLHFNSSRISCICVNPINNENIIYIGNEYGLIEIFDFEKNEKVHSIYLKEKEIVSMTFTNNGKILCVGCKCGFVHLINSLTFEIFFNSKDMKYEIKYLYFSEDDKIFISSAIHANIIIYKNDSEDIYDWKYAYKISNKNNNNNNNNITFNDLHIVTQSLSQNIYNIVAITDNRYIIFHYYNFKNNTVNICYMNIEQIYVPTCISGNLFFYNRNIICICNDGSKLRYMDLETKKIIKTIHLPFKDKKVQKMLPLVINEHKFNNNNNIIFDIDKEQNNTIKYQNHFDKRNIFLFVLNEKMIVFTQTPIDANCLRYIGGIICSGNIKDVISKKNNIFILSKNKIFYYQIHTNILKNSIDIQNNSLQTFIEQIGGTKSPMYNQIMDSFYYCEIQKNKYEKKKEKYNIKKLLNILSIEYIFASINIFLSKFEIQNIIQEYHFYYKYVINVLKQNKDSINHVINVQDGQLINFKTDDDILLNNMYFLQTNHTKDISGLNISNSEKSILAKNSMPKNLKKEDSDSYTNNINQINHNNITKENQEDFQNTDITKECENIYFNINAFIYTYFNYITEENTDTEKIIEDIISYYKNDNKKEKLSFSDLLNILNNNGEIMDQMEFKRIFQIFTKKDESFDENDFLNMDTLKEMIE